In a genomic window of Amphiprion ocellaris isolate individual 3 ecotype Okinawa chromosome 13, ASM2253959v1, whole genome shotgun sequence:
- the egr1 gene encoding early growth response protein 1, giving the protein MAAAKTEMILPALQISEPLSFPHSPMDNYPKLEEVMMLSSTGTPFLTASAPEGAGFGSGEPGEQYDHLAGDTLPDIPFNCEKPVVEQTYPTQRLPPISYTGRFTLEPATTCSNSLWAEPILGLFTGLMGNVAPSSTSSSAASQTTSSSSSSIPSSSTSSSSTSSSSQSSSLSSSIHHSEPNPIYSAAPTYSSPNSDIFPDQGQAFASSAGAVQYPPPAYPNSKTCSTSFPVPMIPDYLFPQQQGEISLVPPDQKPFQSQSSQPSLTPLSTIKAFATQTGSQDLKSVYQSQLIKPSRMRKYPTRPSKTPPHERPYACPVETCDRRFSRSDELTRHIRIHTGQKPFQCRICMRNFSRSDHLTTHIRTHTGEKPFACEICGRKFARSDERKRHTKIHLRQKDKKAEKAGAVVVTAAPVSAASPASSYPSPITSYPSPVSSYPSPVTSCYSSPVHTSYPSPSVATTYPSVSMSSTFQSQVASSFPSSVASNIYSSPVPTPLSDMQTTLSPRTIEIC; this is encoded by the exons ATGGCTGCAGCCAAGACCGAGATGATCCTCCCAGCCCTGCAGATCTCAGAGCCTCTGAGCTTTCCTCACTCCCCCATGGATAACTACCCCAAGTTGGAGGAGGTGATGATGCTCAGCTCTACAGGGACACCCTTCCTCACTGCCTCCGCACCCGAAGGTGCAGGTTTTGGCTCCGGGGAGCCAGGAGAGCAGTACGACCACCTTGCTGGAG ACACGTTACCTGATATCCCCTTCAACTGTGAGAAGCCAGTGGTGGAGCAGACCTACCCCACCCAGAGGCTGCCCCCCATATCCTACACAGGCCGCTTCACCCTCGAGCCCGCCACCACCTGCAGCAACAGCCTCTGGGCGGAACCCATCTTGGGCTTGTTTACTGGTCTGATGGGCAACGTCGCTCCCAGTTCCACCTCTTCGTCTGCTGCCTCACAGAccacctcgtcctcctcctcatctaTCCCGTCCTCCTCCACATCCTCCTCTTCtacctcctcctcatctcagAGCTCCAGCCTCAGCTCCTCAATTCATCACAGCGAGCCCAACCCCATCTACTCGGCTGCTCCAACCTATTCCAGCCCCAACTCTGACATCTTCCCAGACCAGGGCCAGGCTTTTGCCAGCTCGGCCGGGGCAGTGCAGTACCCACCCCCTGCCTATCCCAACAGCAAGACGTGCAGCACGAGCTTCCCCGTGCCCATGATCCCTGACTACCTCTTCCCTCAGCAGCAGGGAGAGATCAGCCTGGTGCCCCCTGACCAAAAGCCCTTCCAGAGTCAGTCAAGTCAGCCCTCCCTCACTCCTCTGTCCACCATCAAGGCTTTTGCCACCCAGACTGGTTCACAGGACTTAAAGAGTGTCTACCAGTCTCAGCTGATCAAGCCCAGCCGCATGCGCAAGTATCCCACTCGGCCGAGCAAGACGCCGCCACACGAGAGACCCTACGCTTGCCCTGTAGAGACCTGCGACCGCCGCTTCTCGCGGTCTGATGAGCTGACACGTCACATCCGCATCCACACGGGTCAGAAACCCTTCCAGTGTCGCATCTGCATGCGCAACTTTAGCCGCAGTGACCACTTGACAACACACATCCGCACTCACACTGGTGAGAAGCCTTTCGCCTGTGAGATCTGCGGACGCAAGTTTGCCCGCAGTGACGAGAGGAAAAGGCACACAAAGATCCATCTGCGGCAGAAGGACAAGAAAGCAGAGAAggcaggagcagtggtggttaCAGCGGCGCCGGTATCAGCTGCTTCCCCTGCCTCCAGCTATCCTTCTCCCATCACTTCCTACCCGTCTCCAGTGTCTTCTTACCCCTCTCCGGTCACCTCCTGCTACTCCTCTCCTGTCCACACTTCCTATCCATCTCCTTCCGTCGCCACCACATACCCATCGGTGTCCATGTCCAGCACCTTTCAGTCCCAGGTCGCCTCCTCTTTCCCCTCCTCAGTCGCATCGAACATCTACAGCTCCCCCGTCCCTACCCCGCTCTCAGACATGCAGACCACCCTCTCCCCAAGGACAATCGAGATCTGCTAA